The following proteins come from a genomic window of Heyndrickxia acidicola:
- a CDS encoding Hsp20/alpha crystallin family protein gives MTDKLPDEQKKSSIQQPFQDFIRSMNYLFQEKPVKGLFQNMDDFFSSPYPFNGFPIQMDENEKEYIISAKLSGVKKDHIDIDVFQQYITITVQNTETEVNEDTEEKFIFKKNSLQKTSRTITLAKPIDEQKVKAHYEDGLLTIRVGKEKGKRLRIE, from the coding sequence GTGACAGATAAATTGCCTGATGAGCAAAAGAAATCTTCTATACAGCAGCCTTTTCAGGATTTTATACGCAGTATGAATTATTTATTTCAAGAAAAACCTGTAAAGGGATTATTTCAAAACATGGACGATTTTTTTTCTTCCCCTTATCCTTTCAATGGTTTCCCTATTCAGATGGATGAAAATGAGAAAGAATACATTATTTCAGCTAAATTGAGCGGGGTAAAAAAAGATCATATAGATATTGATGTATTCCAGCAATATATTACTATTACCGTTCAAAATACTGAAACCGAGGTAAACGAGGATACTGAAGAAAAATTTATTTTCAAGAAAAACTCTTTACAAAAAACATCGAGGACCATTACGTTAGCCAAACCCATTGACGAACAAAAGGTAAAGGCTCACTATGAAGATGGTTTATTAACCATTCGCGTAGGAAAAGAAAAAGGGAAACGATTGCGTATAGAATAA
- a CDS encoding transglycosylase domain-containing protein produces MPEKYQTREERRKQNHQSANKKPKAKRKKWTFFKRLVLAVFLLGLIGLIAGISTFAYYVSSTPKLSSIVLKDPIPSQVYDENDKLITTIGSVNRKYITYNHIPKLLENAVLSTEDARFYEHHGIDPIRLGGAILANFRSGFGSEGASTLTQQVIKMSTKSSEKTLKRKAQEAWLSLQLEKHYTKHEIFEMYVNKVYMSDGVNGMETASEHYFGKTLNQIDLPEAALLAGMPQSPNNYNPFLHPDYAKKRRDIVLSLMLRNKKITKEQMLKAQAVPITHGLVSKDQRQTPHNKYDAFINLVINEVEKMGDYNVYSDGLKIYTTLDPKAQAYTEKMLDTNDVVDFPDKKFQAGITLLDTKTGEIKAVGGGRNAQVQRGFSYASDIQRSPGSTIKPILDYGPAIEYLKWSTYQQTQDTPMSYSTGQKLNDWNKQFMGQMSIRKALYLSRNIPAVRTYQEVGADHAKEFSSNLGFNFNTLQYESSAIGGGLGVSPLQMAGAYAAFGNNGIYNTPHAVRKIVLRDGDTVVKNNPDPKIAMKDYTAYMITDMLKDVLTKGTGIQANVPGLHIAGKTGTTNFSDADVQKYNIPEGAVEDSWFTGYTTNYTISVWTGYPDNHYIPAGSEQKISQVLFRNLMSYVSEGKDTPDFKMPSSVVSEPIVDGSNPAQLAGPNTPKDKIVNELFVRGQEPTQVSQQYSQPDAPQISGQYDKNKNEIDVKWSYSKSGAQFNLSGSIDGSSQSFGTTSNTSFTIPNPKPGSTYTISVTADVNGSESKPGSVTVKVPDPNATKNNSQGNNSGQGNNSGQGNNSGQGNGNGQGNNSGQGNGNGQGNGNGQGNGSGQGNGSGQGNGSGQGNGSGQGSGNGTGNGPGTGNGTGNGTGTGNGTGNGPGTGSGQGNGSGQGNGSGPATGPGSGSGQGDGKTPKPPKNDGKTSQPDQPANVNGQNG; encoded by the coding sequence ATGCCAGAAAAATATCAAACACGTGAGGAGCGCCGAAAACAAAATCATCAATCGGCGAATAAAAAACCAAAGGCTAAACGCAAAAAATGGACATTCTTCAAGCGTTTGGTCCTTGCAGTGTTTCTCCTAGGACTTATAGGATTAATTGCAGGCATTTCGACTTTTGCCTATTATGTGAGCAGCACTCCAAAATTGAGCTCCATTGTATTAAAGGATCCCATTCCGTCCCAGGTATATGATGAAAACGATAAACTGATCACAACCATTGGATCAGTGAATCGCAAGTATATAACCTATAATCATATCCCTAAATTATTGGAAAATGCTGTTCTTTCAACAGAGGATGCACGTTTTTATGAGCACCATGGAATAGACCCTATCCGTCTTGGAGGTGCAATCCTGGCCAATTTCAGAAGCGGTTTTGGATCAGAGGGCGCAAGTACGCTTACCCAGCAGGTCATAAAAATGTCCACTAAATCCAGTGAAAAGACCCTTAAACGTAAGGCACAGGAAGCTTGGCTTTCCCTTCAGCTTGAAAAGCATTATACCAAGCACGAAATCTTTGAAATGTATGTAAACAAGGTGTATATGTCTGATGGAGTTAATGGCATGGAAACAGCTTCTGAACACTATTTCGGTAAAACCTTAAATCAGATTGATTTGCCTGAAGCAGCTTTACTTGCAGGTATGCCGCAGAGCCCTAACAATTACAATCCATTCCTGCATCCGGACTATGCAAAGAAAAGAAGGGACATTGTCTTATCCCTAATGCTTCGCAATAAAAAGATTACCAAAGAACAAATGCTTAAGGCGCAAGCTGTTCCTATTACTCACGGACTTGTAAGCAAAGATCAGCGTCAAACACCTCATAATAAGTACGATGCATTTATTAATCTTGTCATAAATGAAGTGGAAAAAATGGGAGATTACAACGTTTATTCTGACGGTTTGAAAATTTACACAACGCTGGATCCAAAAGCTCAGGCTTACACAGAAAAAATGCTCGATACCAATGATGTGGTCGATTTCCCGGATAAAAAATTCCAGGCTGGTATAACCCTTTTAGACACTAAAACGGGGGAAATCAAAGCTGTGGGGGGCGGACGTAATGCCCAGGTTCAAAGAGGATTTAGTTACGCATCAGATATTCAGCGTTCTCCTGGATCCACAATCAAACCGATTCTAGATTATGGTCCAGCCATTGAATACTTAAAATGGTCTACGTACCAACAGACACAGGATACACCTATGAGCTATTCGACAGGACAAAAGCTTAATGACTGGAATAAACAGTTCATGGGGCAAATGTCAATTCGTAAAGCATTGTATTTATCAAGAAATATTCCGGCTGTACGAACTTACCAAGAAGTTGGAGCTGATCATGCCAAGGAGTTTTCAAGTAATCTTGGTTTCAATTTTAATACGCTGCAATATGAATCATCTGCTATCGGCGGAGGACTTGGTGTCTCACCACTTCAAATGGCAGGAGCTTATGCTGCTTTTGGCAATAATGGAATTTATAATACACCACATGCAGTCAGAAAAATTGTCCTTCGGGATGGCGATACCGTTGTGAAAAACAATCCGGATCCTAAAATTGCCATGAAAGACTATACTGCCTACATGATTACCGATATGCTTAAAGATGTGCTTACGAAAGGAACTGGGATACAAGCCAATGTTCCTGGCCTTCACATTGCAGGTAAAACAGGGACAACCAATTTCTCTGATGCTGATGTACAAAAATACAATATTCCTGAGGGAGCTGTAGAAGACTCCTGGTTTACAGGATATACAACAAATTATACGATATCCGTCTGGACCGGATATCCAGATAACCATTATATACCAGCAGGAAGTGAACAAAAGATATCACAGGTACTATTTAGAAATTTGATGTCCTATGTTTCTGAAGGCAAAGATACACCTGACTTTAAAATGCCAAGCAGCGTGGTAAGTGAACCGATTGTAGATGGATCCAACCCGGCTCAATTAGCAGGCCCTAATACCCCAAAAGACAAAATTGTCAATGAATTATTTGTAAGGGGGCAGGAACCAACTCAAGTATCTCAACAATATTCTCAGCCGGATGCCCCTCAAATCAGTGGACAATATGATAAGAATAAAAATGAAATAGATGTAAAATGGAGCTACTCGAAATCGGGTGCACAATTCAATTTATCTGGAAGCATTGATGGTTCGAGCCAATCGTTTGGCACAACTAGCAATACATCCTTTACCATACCAAATCCTAAGCCTGGTTCTACCTATACCATTTCCGTCACAGCGGATGTAAATGGCAGCGAAAGCAAACCAGGGAGCGTAACGGTAAAAGTACCAGATCCAAATGCAACTAAAAATAATAGCCAAGGCAATAACAGCGGTCAAGGCAATAACAGCGGTCAAGGCAATAACAGCGGTCAGGGCAATGGCAATGGTCAAGGCAATAACAGCGGTCAGGGCAATGGCAATGGTCAAGGCAATGGCAATGGTCAAGGCAATGGCAGCGGTCAAGGCAATGGCAGCGGTCAAGGCAATGGCAGCGGTCAAGGCAATGGCAGCGGTCAAGGCAGTGGCAACGGCACTGGCAACGGCCCTGGCACTGGCAACGGCACTGGCAACGGCACTGGCACTGGCAACGGCACTGGCAACGGCCCTGGCACTGGCAGCGGTCAAGGCAATGGCAGCGGTCAAGGCAATGGCAGCGGCCCTGCCACTGGCCCTGGCAGTGGCAGCGGTCAAGGAGATGGCAAAACTCCAAAACCTCCTAAAAATGACGGCAAAACAAGCCAGCCAGACCAGCCTGCAAATGTTAATGGTCAAAACGGCTGA
- the nth gene encoding endonuclease III produces the protein MLNQKQVQYCLGKMGEMFPDAHCELNHSNPFELVIAVLLSAQCTDALVNKVTVSLFQKYKKPEDYLAVPLEELQNDIRSIGLFRNKAKNIQKLSAMILDKYGGHVPADRDELINLPGVGRKTANVVVSVAYGEPAIAVDTHVERVSKRLGICRWKDSVLEVENALMKKLPKEEWAVSHHRLIFFGRYHCKAQSPQCPSCPLLDLCREGKKRMKKGI, from the coding sequence ATGCTAAATCAAAAGCAAGTACAATACTGTCTGGGAAAAATGGGAGAAATGTTCCCAGATGCACATTGTGAACTTAATCATTCCAACCCATTTGAATTGGTTATAGCTGTTTTGCTATCTGCACAATGCACGGATGCGCTCGTTAACAAAGTGACAGTCAGTCTATTTCAGAAATATAAAAAACCTGAGGATTATCTTGCAGTCCCATTGGAAGAGCTGCAAAATGATATTCGGTCCATTGGACTGTTTAGAAATAAAGCGAAGAATATACAAAAATTGAGTGCTATGATTCTTGATAAATATGGCGGTCACGTACCTGCGGACAGAGATGAACTCATAAACCTTCCCGGGGTAGGCAGGAAGACAGCCAATGTAGTAGTATCTGTTGCATATGGTGAACCGGCGATAGCAGTAGATACCCATGTAGAACGTGTAAGTAAGCGTCTTGGGATATGCAGGTGGAAAGATAGTGTTTTGGAGGTAGAGAATGCTCTGATGAAAAAGCTTCCCAAGGAAGAGTGGGCTGTATCGCATCATCGGCTTATTTTTTTTGGACGTTATCATTGCAAGGCGCAATCTCCTCAATGTCCGTCTTGTCCTCTTTTAGACCTTTGCAGGGAAGGTAAAAAACGGATGAAGAAAGGAATATAG
- a CDS encoding DUF2515 family protein gives MKENPLFQTIFPNISFNLSDQQIIQKIRKQTYKANLDNISRTKEYQNFYLLHPEIKWSFLASMVSRNAGWNMGDLEGDFLPSLISKKCRTDLFLTYERANWLIFHDAYPQLLLYHYSKLLKRPLLHLLKDFFVSDFMVEEWKSFLCSKDEDKLMTALIINEQNIIHLPVINHSTFKKRVFSTKLFKLQELFHFSCVLFPTRNGCLYGASVDKFRKLEERIHLGRRLASILFHPDLYPYFYDFAFHTEHTGSRFDYEKYMEIKKRDTPYLRTVYPIIEHHLHEQMDWSLKKNTEEQKLPPISVLHPIQVTDWFLEKQKKMRRMVLLKRGILGDC, from the coding sequence ATGAAGGAAAACCCTCTTTTTCAAACTATTTTTCCGAATATCTCGTTTAATTTGTCAGATCAGCAAATTATTCAAAAAATAAGGAAGCAGACCTATAAGGCTAATCTTGATAATATATCACGAACAAAAGAGTATCAAAACTTTTATTTACTTCATCCTGAAATTAAGTGGTCTTTTCTAGCTTCAATGGTATCCCGCAATGCTGGATGGAATATGGGGGATTTAGAAGGGGATTTCCTGCCTTCTCTAATTAGCAAAAAATGCAGAACCGACTTGTTTTTAACCTATGAACGAGCAAATTGGCTTATTTTTCACGATGCATATCCTCAGCTTCTTCTTTATCATTATTCAAAGCTCCTGAAACGTCCATTGCTTCATTTATTAAAAGATTTTTTTGTGTCTGATTTTATGGTGGAGGAATGGAAGTCATTCCTATGCTCCAAAGATGAGGACAAACTGATGACAGCGTTGATTATAAATGAACAAAATATCATTCACTTACCTGTTATCAACCATTCTACTTTTAAAAAGAGGGTATTCAGTACGAAATTGTTCAAATTACAAGAATTATTTCATTTTAGCTGTGTTTTGTTTCCTACAAGAAACGGCTGTTTATATGGCGCAAGTGTGGATAAATTCAGGAAGTTAGAAGAAAGAATTCACCTTGGACGAAGACTGGCTTCCATTTTATTTCATCCAGATCTCTATCCTTATTTTTATGATTTTGCGTTCCACACTGAACATACAGGCTCCCGCTTTGATTATGAAAAGTATATGGAAATAAAGAAAAGGGACACACCCTATTTGCGCACGGTTTATCCAATTATCGAACATCACCTGCATGAGCAGATGGATTGGTCATTAAAGAAAAACACTGAAGAACAAAAACTGCCTCCCATATCTGTATTGCATCCGATTCAGGTAACAGACTGGTTTTTAGAAAAACAAAAGAAAATGAGAAGAATGGTTTTGTTAAAGAGAGGAATATTAGGGGATTGTTAA
- a CDS encoding pyridoxal phosphate-dependent aminotransferase, translating into MKLAKRVSTLTPSTTLAITAKAKAMKASGIDVIGLGAGEPDFNTPSHIIEASYISMKQGQTKYTPAGGLDSLKEAVIAKFKHDQGIDYTKPEVIITNGAKHALYTLFQVLLNEGDEVIIPTPYWVSYPEQVKLAGGVPVFVEGKEDNNFKITPEQLKEACSEKTKAIIINSPSNPTGMIYSEDELAAIGAICVEKELLIVSDEIYEKLIYGENKHISIAQLSDKLKELTIIINGVSKSHSMTGWRIGYAAGNKDIIKAMTDLASHSTSNPTTSSQYAALAAYNGSQEPVEEMRRAFEDRLNTIYNKLISIPGFTCIKPQGAFYLFPNVKEAAVTLGYDSVDDFSAALLEEAKVAVVPGSGFGASDYIRLSYATSLELLEKAIDRMAVFVSGR; encoded by the coding sequence ATTAAACTGGCAAAGAGGGTAAGCACTTTAACACCCTCCACAACATTGGCTATTACTGCTAAAGCAAAAGCAATGAAGGCATCTGGTATTGATGTGATTGGTCTTGGTGCAGGTGAACCTGATTTTAATACTCCATCCCACATTATTGAGGCATCTTATATAAGCATGAAACAGGGACAAACGAAATATACGCCTGCTGGTGGATTGGATTCTCTAAAGGAAGCTGTTATTGCAAAATTTAAACATGACCAGGGAATCGATTATACTAAGCCCGAAGTAATCATTACAAATGGAGCCAAGCATGCATTATACACTCTTTTTCAGGTATTGTTGAATGAAGGAGACGAAGTCATTATTCCTACTCCTTACTGGGTAAGCTATCCGGAACAAGTAAAGCTGGCTGGTGGAGTACCGGTTTTTGTAGAGGGTAAAGAGGACAATAACTTTAAAATCACGCCTGAACAATTGAAAGAAGCATGTTCTGAAAAAACAAAGGCCATTATCATTAATTCTCCTAGCAATCCTACGGGCATGATTTATTCCGAAGATGAACTTGCAGCGATTGGAGCAATTTGTGTTGAGAAGGAATTATTAATCGTTTCAGATGAAATTTATGAAAAATTAATCTATGGGGAAAACAAGCATATTTCCATAGCTCAACTATCTGATAAACTGAAAGAACTCACCATTATTATTAATGGGGTTTCCAAGTCCCATTCCATGACTGGCTGGAGAATAGGATATGCAGCTGGAAATAAAGATATTATTAAAGCAATGACGGATTTAGCCAGTCATTCTACGTCTAATCCAACTACGTCCTCTCAGTATGCGGCTTTGGCTGCTTATAATGGATCACAAGAGCCTGTTGAAGAGATGAGAAGAGCTTTTGAAGACCGGTTGAATACTATTTACAATAAGCTCATCAGCATTCCCGGCTTTACTTGTATAAAGCCTCAGGGAGCATTTTATTTGTTCCCGAATGTTAAGGAGGCAGCTGTAACATTGGGGTATGATTCAGTTGATGATTTTTCAGCTGCACTATTAGAGGAAGCAAAAGTAGCAGTCGTACCAGGATCCGGCTTTGGTGCATCTGACTACATTCGTTTATCCTATGCAACATCGCTTGAGCTTTTAGAAAAAGCAATTGACCGGATGGCTGTATTTGTAAGCGGACGTTAA
- the recU gene encoding Holliday junction resolvase RecU, translating into MYLRYPNGKQFDLKETVIKKAESTKSISYSNRGMTLESDLNITNQYYLENGIAVIHKKPTPVQIVNVDYQSRSTAVIKEAYFKQPSTTDYNGVYKGRYIDFEAKETQNSTSFPLKNFHEHQITHMRQVAAQKGISFVILRFSKTDDLFLLECHHLFTFWERMTAGGRKSITRKEIEQLGHAISIGLNPRIPYLYIVDQLFFKI; encoded by the coding sequence ATGTACTTACGTTATCCGAATGGCAAGCAATTCGACCTAAAGGAAACCGTCATAAAGAAGGCTGAAAGCACGAAAAGTATTTCATACAGCAATAGAGGGATGACGTTGGAATCCGATTTGAATATTACCAATCAATACTATTTAGAAAATGGTATAGCCGTTATACATAAAAAGCCTACACCTGTTCAAATAGTTAATGTGGATTACCAGTCACGAAGCACAGCTGTTATTAAGGAAGCCTATTTTAAACAGCCCTCTACAACGGATTATAATGGAGTTTATAAAGGGAGATATATTGATTTTGAAGCAAAGGAAACGCAAAACTCAACCTCATTTCCCCTGAAGAACTTTCATGAGCATCAAATAACTCATATGAGGCAAGTAGCAGCGCAAAAGGGAATCAGCTTCGTCATTCTCCGCTTTTCTAAAACGGATGATCTTTTCCTCCTTGAATGCCATCATTTATTTACCTTTTGGGAAAGAATGACGGCAGGAGGCAGAAAGTCCATTACCAGAAAAGAAATTGAACAATTGGGGCATGCCATTTCAATCGGATTGAACCCCAGAATTCCTTATCTTTATATTGTTGATCAGCTATTTTTTAAAATATAG
- a CDS encoding YpoC family protein, producing the protein MKAKVPSQLQNSFFFPNDYVDIQIQGKGLKERGYFPHELMFFHNMKFSQPWKDEEPWIEPLINEWNAIREELKVSFRSRRQDTYEGMRCGMAFLLTILFWYNAEPVTPLSWREKIKGFQWKAVNMEERLGFIFENAQSFTAFIQLNELIVEQLKQCAKKKVMRKRNLTK; encoded by the coding sequence ATGAAGGCAAAAGTACCAAGCCAACTTCAGAATTCCTTTTTCTTTCCTAATGATTATGTGGATATTCAAATTCAAGGAAAAGGACTGAAGGAAAGAGGATATTTTCCTCATGAGTTGATGTTTTTTCATAACATGAAATTTTCTCAGCCCTGGAAAGATGAAGAGCCTTGGATCGAACCTCTTATAAATGAGTGGAATGCTATAAGAGAAGAGCTTAAGGTATCCTTTCGATCCCGTCGGCAGGATACATATGAAGGAATGAGATGCGGAATGGCTTTCCTTTTGACCATTTTGTTTTGGTATAATGCTGAACCGGTAACTCCATTAAGCTGGAGAGAAAAAATAAAAGGATTTCAGTGGAAGGCAGTAAATATGGAGGAAAGGCTGGGTTTTATCTTTGAGAATGCCCAATCATTTACAGCGTTTATTCAATTAAATGAATTAATTGTAGAACAATTAAAGCAATGTGCCAAAAAGAAAGTAATGAGAAAAAGAAACTTAACCAAGTAA
- a CDS encoding YppE family protein codes for MEYTNVIDTTEKLLACNDFAIETYQKAREQGNSSDFFADVKPFADRVQKLCKEWLPAAISWVDSVRPKHLHTIQLKNTAENIQMVSIRCFYAETSLKQFNSHTGSIRYVLTRFLEEVKAYSKQ; via the coding sequence TTGGAATATACTAATGTAATTGACACAACCGAAAAACTGCTTGCATGTAATGATTTTGCTATTGAAACGTATCAAAAAGCAAGAGAGCAAGGAAATTCATCTGACTTTTTTGCAGATGTAAAACCATTTGCGGATAGAGTACAAAAACTGTGCAAAGAGTGGCTTCCCGCAGCCATTAGCTGGGTTGATTCTGTAAGACCCAAGCATTTGCATACAATACAATTGAAAAATACGGCGGAAAATATTCAAATGGTCTCTATACGCTGTTTCTATGCAGAAACTAGTTTAAAACAATTCAACAGCCATACAGGGTCCATTCGCTATGTCTTAACAAGGTTTCTTGAAGAGGTGAAGGCTTATTCAAAACAGTAA
- a CDS encoding YppG family protein encodes MRGQNHTNNTQINHNGYSLRGEQTGYHRYPQPPYQPYQQPMPPNPYSHPSMQQPYQMMPGNQAGHGQFPYYQQTPDQGFNNQYMPPIFDNPLHPIADSNPSSGYVSQSANPYPKGNYSPRPPQGGFSNVMNSFKSQDGSLDFNKMMNTAGQMMNAVNQFSSMFKGLGGLFKT; translated from the coding sequence ATGAGAGGACAAAATCATACTAATAATACACAAATAAATCATAATGGTTACTCTCTTCGAGGCGAACAAACCGGCTATCATCGATATCCACAGCCACCATATCAGCCGTATCAGCAGCCCATGCCCCCAAACCCCTATTCGCATCCTTCCATGCAGCAGCCTTATCAAATGATGCCTGGTAATCAGGCGGGACATGGACAGTTTCCTTATTATCAGCAGACACCGGATCAGGGGTTTAACAATCAATACATGCCGCCTATTTTTGACAATCCTTTGCACCCAATAGCCGATAGCAATCCAAGCTCTGGCTATGTAAGCCAATCAGCCAATCCCTATCCAAAAGGGAATTATAGTCCGCGGCCTCCTCAAGGAGGATTTAGCAATGTCATGAACTCTTTTAAGTCTCAGGATGGTTCACTTGATTTTAATAAAATGATGAACACTGCAGGACAGATGATGAATGCCGTCAATCAGTTTTCATCCATGTTCAAAGGGCTCGGAGGTCTGTTTAAAACATAG
- a CDS encoding DnaD domain-containing protein, whose amino-acid sequence MVKEKEIMMTWIEEGTIQVPQLLMSKYKQIGLDETELVLLLHVHSFMEKGVFFPTPEQLAERMTVSGNTCVSILKKLVQNQFIGIDEGVQQDSIGFEKYTLKPLWLKLVDELIYESKQDELEKSLTQESNLYTTFEQEFGRPLSPLECETLSMWLDQDQHDSSIIKAALKEAVISGKLNFRYIDRILFEWKKNGIKTLDQARNYGENFRQKRSKSNQAQRSSATVPFYNWLEQ is encoded by the coding sequence ATGGTGAAAGAAAAAGAAATTATGATGACATGGATAGAGGAAGGAACGATACAGGTTCCTCAGTTGCTTATGTCAAAATATAAACAGATAGGGCTTGATGAGACTGAACTGGTTCTGCTGCTTCATGTCCATTCCTTTATGGAAAAAGGAGTCTTTTTTCCAACTCCTGAACAACTTGCAGAGCGAATGACCGTTTCAGGCAATACTTGTGTATCCATACTTAAAAAATTAGTACAGAATCAATTTATTGGTATAGATGAGGGGGTACAGCAGGATTCGATAGGCTTTGAGAAATATACACTTAAACCTCTCTGGTTAAAACTTGTAGACGAGCTGATCTACGAAAGCAAACAGGATGAGCTGGAAAAAAGTCTTACACAGGAATCTAATCTGTACACAACATTTGAGCAAGAATTTGGACGGCCATTATCACCGCTTGAATGTGAAACATTGTCAATGTGGCTTGATCAAGACCAACATGATTCGTCCATTATTAAAGCAGCGTTAAAAGAAGCTGTTATTTCTGGTAAACTGAATTTTCGTTATATAGATCGAATCCTATTTGAATGGAAAAAGAACGGGATCAAAACACTGGACCAAGCCCGTAATTACGGAGAAAACTTTAGGCAAAAACGGTCAAAATCAAATCAAGCTCAAAGAAGCTCTGCAACTGTGCCGTTCTACAATTGGCTGGAACAATAG